The Mauremys reevesii isolate NIE-2019 linkage group 22, ASM1616193v1, whole genome shotgun sequence genomic interval GCACAGGTGCTAATTGGGGGAAGAATTTATTAATTAGCACTTCTCACAGCATCTTTCCTACCAGAATCTCATCGCGTATTAACTAAGGCATCCTCAAGGATTTTCAGGAcacctaggttctattcccagctctgccactgacctgctgtgaccttgggcaaatcactgccccactctgtgcctcagtttcccgtcCCAGCCTGTGGCTGTTTGGCCtgtgaactctttggggcaaggagtGTCTCTCGCTCTGTGTCTGCAGGACCCGGCACGACAGGGCCCTGAGGTTTACCTATCACCTTACATAGCATCTGTCTCTTATTACTCATTATTTACAGTaacacccaggagccctggcagaccccattgtgccaggcgctgtacagacacagaacaaaaagtttaTCTCTTGCCCCTTTACAGCCATTTGTGACTTTCTCCATATTTATTTCTCTCAGGCTCGTATCTACTGCATTTGGCCAGTTCACATCATTGCCTGAACCTCACAATATTTTGTATACATGCGACATGATGGGGTCGAAACTAGCTGTGACCCCTCAAGACAGAGCtctggagtcactgtggatagttctctgaaaacatccgctcagcGTGCAGCCACAGTCAAAAACGCCAACAGACTGTTAGGAACCCTTGGGAAAGGGATATAAAGAGAGAGGAAATATAATAGTGCcattgtataaatccatggtacgcccacaccttgaattctgggcgtcccatctcaaaaaagatacattagaattggaaaaggtgctgagaagggcagcaaaaatgattagggaggtggaacagcttccgtatgaggagagattaaaaagcctgggactgatcattttagtcatctcttttctaagaggggagaggatggaggtctataaaaccaggaatggtgtggagaaaaagtgttatttaccccttcacacaacacaagaaccagaggtcacccaatgaaattaacaggcagcaggtttaaaatgaacataaggaagtaattcttcacccaacgcacagacaacctgtggaactcattgcctggggacgctgtgaaggtcaaaagtataactggatttaaaaaagcaTTAGGTGAGAtcatggaggatacgtccatcaatggctcttagtcAAGGTGGTCAGGGACACAGCCCCGTGCTCTGGGTATCCTTAAATATCtcgctgccagaagctgggactggacaacaggggatggatcccctCAGCCTTCTGCAGTCATTCACAGCAGCGCCAAGCGGGCATGGAACGCAGCCAAGTAAAGTAAAAGGAGGGGGTTagacaaaaacaaacattctCACTTCCTGACaatggtttttttgtgttttttcatcaaaaagttAGAAAGGGAAAACTTTCGGGTAAAACTTTTACCAATACTTGGGGGTTATTTTTAAACTGACACAACAGTTTTCGGAATCTGATCATTTTCTAGCTGTCAAGCCGGGACTCTGTAGTGTTGCCCCCTTTGCACTGGGGCAAGCGGCTGCACAGGACGCCGCTAGAGCAACGTGCCCATGACACCTCAGGGCAGAGCCCAAAAGCTCCTGGAAAGGAAAGGGGGGTTTGCGGAACACCAGGAAACTGAGACTCCTGCCCTCGCCAGCTCAAAATATACGAGCGGCCGTAAAACTGCTCCAGAGTCTCATATGAGTCGACAAACCCTTGCCATGGAAAATCATCCATCAGCTGTGTTTACATGTGAAACTTTAACAGAGGCGTGGCAGCCCCCCACactcagggcagcctgggggttATTTATTCCCGGCTCCCTGAAGGAGCAGAGGTACCTCTGCTGGCATCAGTGAGGTGCAGGGGGATCGGTTCAGGCAGGAAGTGACATCGATCTGTTAAACGCTCTCAGAGGCTGGAAGCAGCCAGGATGGGTGAATgcctggagctctgggcatggggCTGACCAGCGCATTCAATGTCAAAGGTGACGGCCCTGGAATTAGCAAAGCTGGGAACTGGCTGTGAAATAGCAGCACCAGGAGATGGGAAAGAATCACGGTCTAGTGGGTACAGCAAAGGGTCAAAAAAACAGAATGCCTCTCCCAGCTGTGAGAGGGgtgtggggtccagtggttagagcaaggtgGGGCttgcagccaggactcctgggttctctgccagctctgggagggctgtggggaaaaCGGTACAAATGGCTCCCTGGAGACTGCCAGCTTGGTTAAAATGTCTGTGCTGCCTCTGCAAGAGACTCCCACCTTAAACCCAGGGAGTGCTATGCTGGGGACTGCTTTGGGAGCGGAGACTGGCAGCAGAGCGAGACCGGGACCACATGTCTCTCCTTGCATCTAAATTAACAGCAAGGGGGTAATTTCTCCCCGTTTAATTAAGTGATTGCAGGCAGGAGTGGAGCCAAGATTCCCATGCTGGCTGCCCATAATGTCAAATAAATTAATTGTTAAAATGAGCCTGGGAAATTTCAGGATTTACTTTCACAAGTGTCATAATCTAGAAGGTTTAATTGCAAACTCAGCATCTCCCGTGCTCCAGAGCGGAACAGGGTTGGGAAAACCGCCTCAGCTGGGATCTGGGACAAGGAGAGCCGGCTGAATGGTCAGAGAGGGCAGCAGCTGCTACCGAGAGGCCGTATGGGCTAGTGGGTAGGGCCCTGGATTtaggactcaggacacctgggtgcTAGCCTCTGACGTGCAACATTTAGCAAGTCACTGCCCCTCTCTGTGTGTTTAGTTCCTCTCTCACTCCTCTATTTACACTGTGAGCCCTTTGGGGAggggctgtctctcactgtgtccCGTACAGCGCCCAGCATGatggggggccctgatctcagtgggggcttccaggtgctattataatagcaataataatagTTATGTTCTGGGTTACCACTGAAGCATCCATGCTACTGCTGCTGTTAGTATTACCGATTGATTGCTTCATTTATTTCCCTCCTCAAAATTGTTTTGACCAAGCCACACAGGAAATCAGGAAAAAGAATTCACACTGAAACAATGCCAAGGGCCTTAAGCCAGGAGCCTCGGGCCCAGGAGAAAAACTGAGCTGCAAACGGTTCTCCAGTCCAGGGAACATTTTCAAGATACTGAATTTTTTtgagacaaaaagtcaaaatcttaaaTTTTCAAAAACCAAAATAATCTGAAAAACATGTCAGTTCAGGTCAACCAAAACGTTTGGTTTTGTTTCAATGTAAAATGTTTTTAACGTTTCTTTGCTGGGATTAGCAGGAACTTCCAAGTGAGACGTCACGGAGAACTAGAACACAGAATTTGTTGTTTAGAAAAGTTGCAATGTCGGGGGTGGAGAGGGTGAATCAAACATTTTCTgagtttaaaaattctttttctgcggtttcagtttcagccacacacacacgcccccaaAGATTCCTCTCCCGCTGGAGCTGGGGCCTACGCTGGGCCTGTTTGCTGCCCAAGACCCCAATCCCAGGTTCTGTGCATGGCAACACCTTAGCGCTGCAGCCCACACCCCGCTCCCAGTGCATCCCTTACCGGGCCGAGTCCCAGTCTGGAGTCGGGCGGGTGGGGGCTCATTCTGTTCCCTGTATTCTCTGCGGAAAGCCATCGGCGCCTGGTCTGTTGTGGAGCGGAGAAGACAAGGACAAGGGGTCGGGGGAACGGGTTCCTTCCAGCGTGTgtactgcaggggcaggggatgcaAATCAGAACACACTCGCAAATAcgctctgcccagctcaggagccCCGGAcaggtaagtatcagaggggtagccgtgttagtctggttctgtagaagcagcaaagagtcctgtggcaccttatagactaacagatgttttgcagcatgagggcGTGTGTGAATACCTTCTTCACTTGATGCAAGACCCCCTTTGACCCTAACCCGGACAGGTAAATCAATCAATCCGCGTATCCGCGTGCCCCTCTCTCGAGCAGAAAGTGCTGGGCACCCGAGAACGTTTGGTATCCGCCGATTTCTAGTTTGCCTGCCtctgctgggaactgaacccagaagtcctgactcccagccaccaccaccctgctctaaccactagacctcactcccctcccagagctcggggggatagaacccaggagtcctgactcccagcatcCCCTCGCTTGAATCCATtaggccccctcccctcccagtggGAGAGTTTAGCTGGGTGCTCCATTTCTGACTTGCTACTGAGCAGAGAGCCTGAAATAATGGCTCAGGGAGAGTGAACTCCCCCTACATTCAGCTTATCGGGTGTTCACTCTGAAACATAACAATGACGGTTTAAAACTGCATTCCCAAACTTTTGCCCACCTCTCAGGAAAATGAAGCCACTCATGGCCCTCTTTGTATCCCAGGAAGGTCggagacagaaataaaggccAGCGATGGGGAGGCCTTAAGGGCAGCagattccacacacacacacacccacgtGACCCACCTGCAGAAATAGGGCCCGAAACCAACAGCAGCTAGCTCCATATTCAGATACTCCCCTGCACCCCCGTCCAGGCCTCCCCATATCTGTGGGGCTCCGCTACAGCCTGAGGGGAGATCAGCATCCTaccttcctgccctgctccacggCCTCCGATTGTAACTGGaattcagcccctggctctggtACAGCACACGTCATAGCGAGAGTCATGGCGCGAGCCCCTCTGACTCAGGCGACGGCAGCAGCTCAGGCCGGATGGTCACGATGGACCCGTCGGGCCTTGAAAACCCCGAACGTGCCTCGCACAGAGCGTCTGCTGGACATGGCCGGAGCAGCTAGTCGCTGAGGCAGCCCCTTAGTTTCCTCGTGCTGTGGCACAAAGCCAACACAAAGCGTTTCTGGAACGTGGGAACGATCATCCCCCCGTTCAAAACCCAGCAACCTGCCGACGTGAGTCACCCAGAGCGTGACTGGGACGCGGGGAGTCTCTGAGAGACGAGACAGGAACCTTTAGGGAGGGGTTTCCCAACAGGCCAAGACCTGCCGCCACTCACATCAAAGGGAGGGACTCCTGGCCCATTTGAGACTCCGGCCTTTAAAACCTGGACAATGTGGGGGAGAGatttcccagctggctcagagcTCAGCAGGCCTGGTGGCAGAGAGCCCATGCCCGTCCTTGCCTCATCCCATGGGCTCCTcagagcaggcggctctggccaCGCACGGCCACAGAGAGACGGCGGCAGCAGGAAATGCCTCGCACTCCCAGGCAGCGCTGGTTGGAATATTTTTCATCTACATTTTTTTATGaaaagtttgtgggttttttctttGTTGGTTTGACCAAAATGaccattttcatgaaaaatttctaTTTGGAGtgaaattttccttttttcccctttttggatGAAAACACAGAACCTTTCCCAGGTTTGAGGTATTTGAAAACAAGAGTTTGAGGGGGATTTGGcgtcaatgaaaaaaaaaacccaaactttggGAGGTGGAGGGAATTTTCCACAAAGTCCAATTGTCATTTTTTGTCCTCTACGGCTGTCCTGCATTAGCTTACAAGGCCATCGGCTGGAGATCCCAGCTGACCCTATGTGTGGCAGCGTTCTCAGACTGGTGTGGTGCCAGCAGCcgactctctctgctgcttctttCTATAAACTTGCTAAGGGGAAGTTTACTTGCTGCCCTGACCTCTCATCCGCAGACTGAGTTGAAAAATACCACGCCGATCCCAGGCGTCCTTCTTCTGGTCTCTGATCCATTGATTTCTCTCTTGGCATTTCGATGTTCTCCCACCTGGTGCATATTTAAATCCATCAGCTACAATATCTAAGGAGGTTGAGTTATGTCATTGCCCTTAATATCCGCTGCCATCCACAATCTTTTTAGCCCCCTCACGTATTACACGGGGCTGTCTCTGGCCATTACCAGACCCTGGAgggctccccccctctgccctcatCCTAGACCATTCATCAGGATTCCTGGAGAAGAGTTTGGAAGACAGCAGCAGGGAGACCAGCAGGGAAGCTGCCTGGAGCTCCTGGTCATTGCATAAACATGGAGATTGGCgcccaaacagagagagagacgcCCGTCTCCCTTCTCGCACCCCCTCCCCATGCTgtagatagaacccaggagtcctgacacccagacAAGCCCCCCCTCAGCACACCTCGGCTCAAACCACTAGGCACTGCTGCCCTCCCTGACCCATTGACATAACCCACGAGCCGCTCACACCCTCCAAAGGCTGCTTACCGGAGAGGGGCCGCCTGGGGCAGGACATTCAAACGGAGGGGCAGCCCGGTCAGatattccccccacacacacacacactcgccaCCATCCTTCCGAGCTGCCGGGCTCTTTGCAGCTTAGTGCGCTGCTCTGGGAGAGGATTCAGCAGCCTTTCGGGTGAGCTCTCCGCATGCACCGCCGTTTAGGAGTGATTCATTCCCCTGCCTggcctggccagcagctgtgcaTTCCCCACACGTCCCTCACCCGGCGTGATGAGCGGCCATAACTCTTTGCCTACAATAACAGTGTCTCTGCTCGGCCTCCGGGGCGTGGCGGGCTCCGATGCGTAAAGTAAATGTATCCCCTGTGGTCCTCGGTGCGGCCGAGCTGCGGGCGAGGGAGCTCTGCTGCGGCGAGTGGATGGATGGGGCCTTGAGCGGAGTGTCAGAGACATGACAAATACAGGGCCTCTCCCAGGCTGCTTTGAACTCGGGAATGGAGACTAGAGGGCAAATTCACCCCATTCAGAGGGGCCAGCACGAGGCCTAGCATCTCCCTACCAccctgacccagaggcagatgGATTTCTCCCCCCACCAGCCCAGTGATCGCCATTCTCGGCCCCATGCCCGTGCACTGAACGAGTCACGCATCAGAGAAATGCCACTCGCGGACGCAGCTTTCCTAGGCTGTAATTCTGATCGATCTCCCTCCATCGCCCCGATGATGAACTACAATCTCCTTTTATTATCTCAAGCCTCAGTTCATGAAACTGGTGACATTTCTGTTTATGAGTTATAAATACAATTTATGCCCTAATTACTGCGCAGGAACAGAGCTTCCATCATTTAAACACTTAGCGCAAGAGGGTTTGTAAATCTCATGCTACAGCACCCCCGCCCCACATCCCGTCTTGGGGACTTTTAATGTCACATCATCATTAAAAATCCCTCGTTAAAGAGCAGTTCCAAATGCGCTCGGCTCTCACCATCCCAGCCCAAGCTGCCTGGTGCCTGGTTCCCAAATGCTCTCCACTTGTAAATCGCAGCAGAGTTTGGATGTAAAGCTGCACATGGCGCATTaaacagcaggggctggctggtttTACAACGGCGAAGGATTTATCGTGTCTCAGCACAGCGTGGATGCCTCTCTGGCTGTGAGAAAACCAACACACTCCTGCACAGCTGCCTGTCCTGCCCCCTCGCGGGTCGGCCGTCTGCACAGAACACCTCACTTCTCTCCGGGAACAGTAAGATTGCAGTTGGATAGGGcagctgtcagggggcggggggcactgCTGTCACATATGGCCCTGTAATGCCCCCAGCTTCAGCAGCATCACACTGGATTTACACCGGTCTGAGAGCAGCCTGTGAGGCCTGGGTCTGGCTCCAGTCTTAATTGGTATACCCAGTTCTGAGGAGACCAGCCCCGCTCTACAACCCTCCAATGCATGGGGCTGGAAGTCTGTTTGAAGAGACTAAACTATCTAACGCGCCTggcccagaggagctgctggcttCGCAAACTGGGAGACGCCATCCCTGAGGGAGTGAGCAGTGTCTGATCTGACATCCTGTCTCCGCAGACAGGCAGCTGGCTAACCAAGCTGTCACTGTATTTACAATGCACCCAGAAGCAGGATGGGTGGGTGGCTGGGCACACAACACTGGATGGCttcccaggagacccagcttcaaatccctgctctgcaatTCCCCTGCTGCGTGACCTAGGGCAGCCACTTTGGGGCAGCTTGTCAGAAGATCCCCTCTCCCCTTCAGGTACCGAACCATGGGCCCGTTTCTCcaaaaagcagcagcatccagcaTGCTGAGACCTCTGGACAATGTGGCCACTTGAAAGGGCACCGCGCTCATTTGAAAATGCTGCTGCCActctctctctgggcctcagctgTGAAAGAGAGACAAGGGTTCTGTCTTTGTCAGTGTGGTGGGGCACTCTCCGGGGCAGAGACTCTCGTGCTCTGTCACTGCACCGCGCTTTGAAAACACCTGTAGATGCCACTTGTGCACCCAGGGGCACCGACACAGCCAGTATTTGCTCCTCCAATTCCTCCTCCGTGTCATTGTGGCATTGATGCCACCCGGACCCGCCTGTGCTCAGTTTATCTTTAATTGTGTTGAAATCAATAAGCGTTTACCAGGCAGCTCCGGCAACCGCGCGCTAAGAAATTAACTGACATTCCATTAACCTCGACAGACCGATTAATTCCCCAGCACAGGGCAGGATGTGACACAATTACAGATCGATCGCCGGATTCATTTGATCTCTGTTCCTATGCGGCAGCttcgctcacaaggagagagaCAAGCCCCCGGGATGTTTGGGACCTGGCTCTGACCGAGGGAATCCTCTGCATTTAAAGAGGGGCATTTTTCTTGCAGTGGGGTGGGCTTGTTCCGTGGGTTGCCTTGTTTACGGGATTGTTTATGGTAGGGTCTCTTGCTGTCCGCGCTGGGATAGGCTGTTTGGAACAGCTTCAGTGATTCAATAACACTTGAATGCATAAACCTTTGGCTGAATTTGGCGTTGGAGAGGAGATGGATGGAGGGTGAGAGAGATCATCTCCCCATTGTGAGCCAACTGCCCCCCAACAATGTGAGGCATAGGGGGACACAGCAGCCGGGACCACGGGCACCAGACCAGCCCCCGTCTCCCCAGCCAGCAGAGGGTCATAAACCTCcagtgtgaacctgccacgagacCAGGCTACACACCCGACACCtgtccagagctggggagagaacacaggagtcctgacttTTAAGCTCACCAGCTCATCCCCTCTGCGTAAAGCATTCTCTCCCCGTCCCCCCGCCTCGAGTGATGCTTTGTCCAAAGGACCAGTCTGAATTAATTCCATCGTTCCAGTGGACAAGCTACCCTGCCAGTGGTACAAGCTACCCAGCCATTTATGACTCTGCGATCACTCCCTTTCATACTGCAAACTCAGAGCCAGGCCAGTAAACCGCACTGCTCCGGGGGGGCCTGTTCTGCATGATACCCCAACACCTTCGGTTCGTCATCAATCAGGCTATTAACAATGTATGGGCCACCTTCCCCTGTCAGTTCAGTAAACAACACATCTGGCTGCTGATCCCGAATTAGGAGGATGTGAAACCCTTGAAGTGCTGCAAGGAGAAATCACAAAGCATTGCAGCTCTTGGAAACAGCCCGCGAGCAGCATGCAGACAGGGGCAGCAGCAGTTATTGTCTTAAAAGGGACCTTCCAAAACCGCAGTCGAGGGAGTGCGGCAGCCCTGGGAGGGTCTGTGAACTCACAGCTTTGACAGGCCAAACAGCAAGGCCAAAGGAGCAAATTAATTCAGGTAACTTTTGGGTGAACGGTCGTGTAGGCgagtccctgctctaaccactggcctcccctcccctcccagagcagggacagaacccaggcgtcctggctcccagcccaccctgctctacccaccagcccccactcccctcccagagctgagatagaacccaggagtcctggctcccagcccaccctgctctacccactagcccccactcccctcccagagcagggacagaacccaggagtcctggctcccagcccaccctgctctacccaccagcccccactcccctcccagagcagggacagaacccaggagtcctggctcccagcccccctgctctacccactagcccccactcccctcccagagcagggacagaacccaggagtcctggctcccagcccaccctgctctacccaccagcctcccctcccagagcagggacagaacccaggcgtcctggctcccagcccccctgctctacccaccagccccactcccctcccagagcagggactgaacccaggagtcctggctcccagccccccctgcgctaccccccagccccactcctcccagagcagggacagaacccaggagtcctggctcccagcccaccctgctctacccaccagcccccactcccctcccagagcagggacagaacccaggcgtcctggctcccagcccccctgctctacccaccagcccccactcccctcccagagcagggactgaacccaggagtcctggctcccagcccctgctctacccagcaggacagaacccagggccctggctcccagcccccactcccctcccagagcagggacagaacccaggagtcctggctcccagcccaccctgctctacccaccagcccccactcccctcccagagcagggacagaacccaggcgtcctggctcccagcccaccctgctctaaccc includes:
- the LOC120388073 gene encoding uncharacterized protein LOC120388073 isoform X4, which codes for MAAHHAGWENIEMPREKSMDQRPEEGRLGSAWYFSTQSADESTHAGRNPFPRPLVLVFSAPQQTRRRWLSAENTGNRMSPHPPDSRLGLGPTQPVKPRRIQTERARAGGETDHEGRVFCFPAIAHGKISVRSAGRSQTDPCKFCQTPQS